Below is a window of Yersinia kristensenii DNA.
AGCCAGCAAACTATCTATTTGTTTTTGCATATTATTTTGCATAGAGAATATGGAGAATTGCCGACATGCCTCGTTTCACTTCTGACCGTTTCCGTTGGTCCCCACTCAGTTTGGCAATCGCTTGCACCTTGCCTTTTGCTGCGCAAGCGGCTGATCCTACAGCCACTCAAACCAACAGCAAAAGACACGCCACTGACACCATGGTCGTCACCGCGACCGGTAATGAGCGCAGCAGTTTTGAAGCGCCGATGATGGTGACGGTGATTGAAGCCAACACTCCCACCAGTGAAACCGCCACCTCCGCCGCAGATATGCTGCGTAAAATTCCGGGGTTGACGGTGACCGGCAGCGGGCGCGTTAACGGGCAGGATGTGACATTGCGCGGCTACGGCAAACAGGGCGTCCTCACCTTAGTTGATGGCATTCGTCAAGGCACTGATACTGGACACTTAAACTCCACTTTCCTTGACCCTGCGCTGGTCAAACGGGTTGAAGTGGTGCGTGGCCCATCCGCCCTGCTGTATGGCAGCGGTGCATTGGGCGGAGTTATCGCCTATGAAACCGTCGACGCCGCTGATTTGCTGCTACCGGGTAAAAATACCGGTTATCGTGTTTACAGTTCTGCCGCTACCGGCGATCACAGCTTCGGGCTGGGTGCCAGTGCCTACGGCCGCACCGATGATGTCGATGGCATTCTCTCCTTCGGCACCCGCGATATTGGTAATATCCGCCAAAGCGACGGTTTTAATGCCCCAAATGACGAAACTATCAGTAATGTCATGGCAAAAGGCACCTGGCGCATTGACCAGATTCAGTCGTTGAGTGCCAATCTGCGTTATTACAACAACAGCGCACTAGAGCCGAAAAACCCCCAAACCAGCGCAGCGTCCAGCGCTAACGTCATGACAAATCGCTCTACAATTCAACGTGATGCCCAACTTAAATACAACATTAAGCCCCTTGAACAAGAATGGCTGAATGCCACGGCGCAGGTTTACTATTCCGAAGTGGAAATCAATGCTCGCCCACGGGGAACCCCAGAAGAGGGACGCAAGCAGACCACCAATGGCGGCAAGCTGGAAAACCGCACCCGCCTGTTTACTGATAGCTTTGCATCACATTTACTGACTTATGGCACTGAAGCTTATAAACAAGAGCAAACGCCGGGCGGTGCAACGACAAGTTTCCCACAAGCGGATATTCGCTTTGGCTCCGGCTGGCTGCAAGATGAAATCACCTTACGTGACCTGCCAGTGTCTATTTTGGCCGGCACCCGTTATGACAACTATAGCGGCAGCAGTGAAGGCTACGCCGATGTTGATGCTGACAAATGGTCATCGCGCGGGGCCATGACGGTGACACCAACAGACTGGCTGATGCTGTTTGGTTCGTATGCGCAAGCTTTCCGTGCGCCCACTATGGGCGAAATGTACAACGATTCCAGACACTTCCCGGGTAACTATTGGGTACCGAACCCCAATCTGAAACCAGAAACTAACGAAACTCAGGAATATGGTTTTGGTCTGCGCTTTAACGACCTGCTGATGGCCGAAGATGACCTGCAATTCAAAGCCAGTTACTTCGACACCAATGCTAAAGACTACATCGATATCAAAGTTAATCGGTCAACAACCTCATCAATCAATATTGACCGGGCAAAAATCTGGGGCTGGGATGCCACTATGAGCTACAAAACCGCCCTGTTTAACTGGGATCTGGCCTATAACCGCACCCGGGGTAAAAATCAGGATACCAATAAATGGCTCGAATCCATTAACCCGGATACGGTCACCAGCACCCTGGATGTTCCGGTGGCTAACAGCGGTTTCGCCGTGGGCTGGATTGCCACCTTTGCTGACCGCTCTCAGCCATTAAGTTCCGGCAAACGTCAGGCCGGCTATGGCGTCAATGATTTCTATGTCAGCTATAAAGGTCGAGAGCAACTGAAAGGTGTGACCACTACCGTGGTGTTGGGTAACGCATTTGAAAAAGAGTATTACGCGCCACAAGGTGTGCCGCAAGATGGCCGTAACGCAAAACTCTTCGTGAGCTATCAGTGGTAATTGATTGAAAAAGTTAGTCTGAAATAACACTTCCGGTAATTCAATTGGCGAATTACCGGATTATCATTCTTATCTATCATCTGCATATAAAAAATCAATAGAATGAGGAAATCATTATGAGCAACTCAATATATGAACAATATCTACAGGCTAAAGCCGATAATCCAGGCAAATATGCGCGCGATTTAGCCACTCTATTGGATATTTCAGAAGCGGAACTGACCCACAGCCGAGTCGGGCATGATGCCAAACGGCTGAAAGCGGATGCTCGTACCCTGCTGGCTGCATTGGCAGCGGTCGGTGAAGTCAAAGCTATCACCCGCAATACCTATGCCGTGCATGAACAAATGGGCCGTTATGAGAATCAACATCTGAATGGTCACGCCGGTTTGATCCTCAACCCGCGCAATTTGGATTTGCGTCTGTTCCTCAATCAATGGGCCAGCGCATTCACACTGACCGAAGAAACTCGCCACGGAGTGCGCCATAGTATCCAGTTCTTCGACCATCAAGGCGATGCTCTGCATAAAGTGTATGTCACTGAACAGACTGACATCCCTGCTTGGGAAGCGCTACTGGCGCAGTTTATCACCACCGAAAACCCAGAGTTGCAGCTAGAGCCACTGAATACCCCTGAAGTCAGTGAACCCACGGCCACTGATGAGACTGTTGATGCTGAATGGCGCGCAATGACTGACGTGCATCAGTTCTTCCAGCTACTCAAGCGCAATAACCTGACCCGCCAACAAGCATTCCGCGCTGTGGGTGATGACTTAGCTTATCGGGTTGATAACAGCTCACTGACACAGCTGTTGAATACGGCTCAACAAGAACAGAACGAAATTATGATTTTCGTGGGTAATCGTGGTTGTGTACAAATATTCACCGGTATGATTGAGAAGGTCACCCCGCATCAAAATTGGATTAATGTTTTCAACCAGCGTTTCACACTGCATCTGATCGAAACCGCTATTGCTGAAAGCTGGATTACCCGCAAGCCAACAAAAGACGGTTTTGTCACCAGTTTAGAGCTATTTGCTGTAGATGGCACCCAACTTGCGCAACTTTATGGCCAACGCACTGAAGGGCAGCCAGAACAAACCCAATGGCGTGAGCAGATTGCTCGCCTAAATCATAAGGACATTGCCGCATGAGACTAAGGTTACTGTCACTCCCTTTCATTCTGTCACTGAGCGCCTGTTTTCTGCCGTTAAAATCTTTCGCCGCAGAACGTATCGTCACCATTGGCGGTGATGTCACAGAAATCGCCTATGCACTGGGTGCCGGCGACGAGATTGTGGCCCGTGACAGTACCAGTCTACAGCCCAAGGCAGTGCAAAAGCTTCCTGATGTCGGTTACATGCGTATGCTCAATGCCGAAGGGATTTTGGCGATGAAACCGACCATGCTGCTGGTCAGCGAATTAGCGCAGCCCTCGCTAGCGCTGAAGCAAGTCGCGGAGAGTGGCGTTAACGTCGTCACTATCCCTGGTCAGATTACGCCAGAAAGTGTCGCGGCAAAGATTAGCGCAGTTGCCACTGCGCTTCATCAACCAGAACAAGGGCAAAAACTGATTAAAGACTATCGGCAACGTTTGGCAGCTGTGAGCAATACACCGCTGCCGGTCAAAGTACTGTTTGTCATGAGCCATGGCGGCTTAACGCCGATGGCCGCAGGGCAAAATACCGCAGCGGATGCGATGATCCGGGCTGCCGGTGGTAACAATGCAATGCAAGGTTTCAGCCGCTATCGCCCACTGTCACAAGAGGGTGTCATTGCGAGTGCGCCGGATTTATTGCTAGTCACCAGTGACGGCGTAAGGGCGCTGGGCGGCCACGAGAACATCTGGAAACTGCCGGGTATCGCCTTGACACCTGCCGGTAAAAATAAGCGCCTGTTAGTGGTTGATGATATGGCGTTACTGGGCTTTGGGCTGGCAACCCCACAAGTGCTGGCGCAACTGCGCAAGGGCATGGAACAAGCGCAATGAATTGCCGTATCCACCCGCGCCTGATGTTAAGCATCTTGTTGATGGTTTTGATTATCCTAGCGCTCGGTTCGGCCAATATGGGGGCTTTGACACTCTCGTTTCGCACCTTATGGCACGCCTCGCTAGATGATGCCATGTGGCACATTTGGCTGAATATCCGCCTGCCCCGCGTACTATTGGCCGTGGTGGTCGGCTGTGCACTGGCAGTCTCTGGCGCTATCATGCAAGGGTTATTCCGCAACCCACTGGCAGACCCCGGTTTGTTGGGTATCAGCAGCGGTGCGGCCCTGTGTGTCGGGTTGATTATTGTTATGCCATTCAGCCTGCCACCACTGTTAGCACTTTACAGTCATATGGTCGGCGCATTTATTGGCAGTCTGGCTATTTCTGCCGTTATTTTCACCCTCAGCCGCTGGGGGCATGGCAACTTATCGCGCTTGCTATTGG
It encodes the following:
- a CDS encoding hemin-degrading factor — translated: MSNSIYEQYLQAKADNPGKYARDLATLLDISEAELTHSRVGHDAKRLKADARTLLAALAAVGEVKAITRNTYAVHEQMGRYENQHLNGHAGLILNPRNLDLRLFLNQWASAFTLTEETRHGVRHSIQFFDHQGDALHKVYVTEQTDIPAWEALLAQFITTENPELQLEPLNTPEVSEPTATDETVDAEWRAMTDVHQFFQLLKRNNLTRQQAFRAVGDDLAYRVDNSSLTQLLNTAQQEQNEIMIFVGNRGCVQIFTGMIEKVTPHQNWINVFNQRFTLHLIETAIAESWITRKPTKDGFVTSLELFAVDGTQLAQLYGQRTEGQPEQTQWREQIARLNHKDIAA
- a CDS encoding heme/hemin ABC transporter substrate-binding protein, whose protein sequence is MRLRLLSLPFILSLSACFLPLKSFAAERIVTIGGDVTEIAYALGAGDEIVARDSTSLQPKAVQKLPDVGYMRMLNAEGILAMKPTMLLVSELAQPSLALKQVAESGVNVVTIPGQITPESVAAKISAVATALHQPEQGQKLIKDYRQRLAAVSNTPLPVKVLFVMSHGGLTPMAAGQNTAADAMIRAAGGNNAMQGFSRYRPLSQEGVIASAPDLLLVTSDGVRALGGHENIWKLPGIALTPAGKNKRLLVVDDMALLGFGLATPQVLAQLRKGMEQAQ
- a CDS encoding TonB-dependent hemoglobin/transferrin/lactoferrin family receptor, with amino-acid sequence MPRFTSDRFRWSPLSLAIACTLPFAAQAADPTATQTNSKRHATDTMVVTATGNERSSFEAPMMVTVIEANTPTSETATSAADMLRKIPGLTVTGSGRVNGQDVTLRGYGKQGVLTLVDGIRQGTDTGHLNSTFLDPALVKRVEVVRGPSALLYGSGALGGVIAYETVDAADLLLPGKNTGYRVYSSAATGDHSFGLGASAYGRTDDVDGILSFGTRDIGNIRQSDGFNAPNDETISNVMAKGTWRIDQIQSLSANLRYYNNSALEPKNPQTSAASSANVMTNRSTIQRDAQLKYNIKPLEQEWLNATAQVYYSEVEINARPRGTPEEGRKQTTNGGKLENRTRLFTDSFASHLLTYGTEAYKQEQTPGGATTSFPQADIRFGSGWLQDEITLRDLPVSILAGTRYDNYSGSSEGYADVDADKWSSRGAMTVTPTDWLMLFGSYAQAFRAPTMGEMYNDSRHFPGNYWVPNPNLKPETNETQEYGFGLRFNDLLMAEDDLQFKASYFDTNAKDYIDIKVNRSTTSSINIDRAKIWGWDATMSYKTALFNWDLAYNRTRGKNQDTNKWLESINPDTVTSTLDVPVANSGFAVGWIATFADRSQPLSSGKRQAGYGVNDFYVSYKGREQLKGVTTTVVLGNAFEKEYYAPQGVPQDGRNAKLFVSYQW